DNA from Brassica napus cultivar Da-Ae chromosome C4, Da-Ae, whole genome shotgun sequence:
tcctttccaccctccacggccatgaccgtgtggtctatcattctggacgtggttacctttttttttctgcggtcttattggtatcaggtaatggggttaatccaggaggtctcaattcactatTTCTCATCAgcaatccattattttgcccagctagcaatagactcatccacggaattatagtcctggattctgggattcctccaatcaaatagggcctttggtaataacaccgttctttggtgatcatatctcgatttttaactctgtccaaaggtctagaggattttctatagtcagatactgatctttgagactcttaataagatgatggctgataattaatattgtcatgtatcaatctttctcattgacattattgccttctatgatacattcaccaagtctttttgactttaggataatctttgtatccaatgcccaccgtaaataattatctccagagagatttagggcatcAAAATCCAgattgattttcgacatctcaaatcatatatcactcaatatttatttataattttcatgcggccttactcttaaaaacaatcaattcggatttcaatcttgtgaggacaatgagactatcaatcttaaaggcatttaatcaatcagtcaatttctagcaagtctcaacaatactatttctatgtgctcataatattatggtttatcaagactagcaaaaacagattcaattaatcatggacttagggtttaacaatcaatggattttaacAAGattagtaaaaagatttattaatcactcaatcagtttcaaagctgattttagcaatattagaatatagatttcaagcatgaatttcaatgaatcagtttcaaggttgattggtatttagcataaaccatgtgtaaataatttatctagtattcgaatttatcaaacctcaaaaacatataatcagatcaatcaatttaattgAACTTAGCATAccatcttaaacctcaagacattagattttatcatgaatctatcaacctagcatacggattctcaattctcaaagacatccaaatctgatcaatataacctatcatacggattatttagggtttctatttaaaacatatcatATTACAAAACTgtcaatcctagcagatgatattaaacctcaagaatcatgcaatcagatcattcggattttaaacaagtaaacctcaaccaatctatcaacctatcggattatataagcaaagcaagctagcaacctatcggattcaatcagtGTTTTAACAGgcgtcggtttaaacaattttaaatcagatgaacaattaaccaagcaggatgagaaaataaatctatcaatttaacggtcaaacaattctagcaacatagcatcagattcaatcagatttaaaacttcaatgatcaaaaccgaaaacaattttgatttcaaaatattcgattagggttttaatatgtgatttgataattatagtataattaattctgatacttatattatttagggtttatagatatagggttagagttgatcggattttaacttgtaaaaatcgatttggggttttaatcatgtaggaacatgatttagggtttggggtatctaACTTTTAGaacttcgatttactcaattaggatttttgatctattaccctatggttttgattcataaagattagggttttagagtttcattctttatcaatcaatccatgttcgattacgggttcttaggttttgaattaccttttagccttagatgattgttgaatcggaccaccaaaagAGTTGagacgcgagctggacacgaacgggacgcgagctggacacgaacgggacgcgagctggaatggatcgagtcgcttctatcgggtcgcggacgtcctttgttgcttgatcgggaatgccttgatcgtcggacgcgagctgtctgatgctgtcgcgaacgagAAAGATGTCGCGTGCTGaagctgctctcgggtcgcgaacgtctgagctaggatcaagaacgccttgggctgaagctgatcggggacgcgagctggaaaaaatgcgggaacaagagacgcgatcggggtttaggaTTCGTCGGATtgccggctagggttagggttttagggtttttcgatttgggtattagcttagggatttagagtttcgtgctgataacgtgttataaaagtaatggagacgtctatctttattcataacatagaggttccttatatatgaaattacaccgtcatagataaatggaaagattacaaatcataatctcttggttatgagccatctaCAATCTCTTATGAGCAATCATAAAACAGAATCTACATCAAATAATCTGTGCTTGGGCCTGTCTTGAAATAATCGGCccagtagttttcctaatcaaaaTAAAACTGTATGGCCCATTTACGTGACGTAACATAAACATTTGGACAATTACTGGGTCCACATAAGACGGAAGTCTGACCAATCTGGAATCTCTTGCAGGACACTGAACTGAAGATACGATCTTCCCTTCTTTTGTtctaatgttaaaaaaatatcaaccgACGTCGAATGCTTCGTGTAGCGGATAACGCCAAGGGTCAATTCCGTAAATCTCGACAACAGACTATCCGACAAGCAGCTTctttaatctctctctctctctgttgcaAGATAGTTTGCATTCTCACTCTTTGTCTGAACAAAACACAACTTTAATGTTAGATCTGTCTTTTACGTCGCTACGAAGTCTTCTTTCCTTCCTTCACATACCTTACTCAGTACTATCCCATTACCATAAAGCCCTAaacaatcttcttcttcctcgagaTCTCAAACTCAAATCAAATGGCGTCTCCGAATCCATACACCAAGCATCCTTCTCCTCCGCGAACCACCGCCGCCGCTACGCCGCCGTCTGTCTCCCCAGCCAGCGGAGGCTTCTTCTCTAAGTCTATCCTACTCGGTATGTTCCTTCTCGCCTTGCCGCTGTTCCCTTCTCAGGCTCCAGACTTCGTCGGAGAGACGGTTCTCACCAAGCTCTGGGAGCTGATTCACCTCCTGTTCGTCGGCATTGCCGTCGCTTACGGTTTGTTTAGTCGTAGGAATGTCGAAGAATCAAATGTTGAGTCGAGGATGAGTTGTGTAGATGAGTCTTCCTTGTCTTACGTGTCTAGAATCCTCCAGGTTTCCTCTGTTTTTgacgaggaggaggaagaggagatgAATAAGTCTGAGTATGGTGAGATCAATCAAGTGCAAGCTTGGAACTCGCGGTATTTGCAAGGGAGGTCTAAGGTTGTTGTTGCTCGACCAGCTTATGGTCTTGATGGTCACGTTGTGCACCAGTCACTAGGCTTGCCGGTTAGGAGTTTAAGGTCGGCTCTTGAGGAGGAGGAGTCATtggctgatgatgatgatgaggtcATGGCTGCTGCTCCGTCTTCTCCGTGGCATTCTAGTCCTGAGATGATGGCAATGGGAGACGATGGAACCCGGTTTACGAGTCGGTCtagtgtttcttcttcttcttcatcacaaaCTAGTTTTGAGTCCAATGATCAGAAGAACAGATACTCTCCTTCTCGTTCTGTTTCTGGAGATTCTTTAATCTCTAATGTGGAGGAAAAGAGTCTTCAGGGTTCATCACGGCCATCACCGTCTCCACCACCATCGCCAGAGTTAGTGAGGGATGATACTCATAGGCGTGTCTTACATTCTAGGCATTATAGTGATGGTTTTTTGTTAGAGGAAGATGTGAGGCAAGAAGGGTTTGAAGATGAACTAGAGGGAAGTAAAGACAGAGGAGGCTTTAGCAAGAAGGATCCAGGATCTAAATCACTTAAGCTCACTGCTGAAAGTTCCTTGAACAAGTCTCCCAGATCTTATCCTCCTGATCTCATCTCATCACCCGTTGATCATTCCACTGCTAGAAGACGGTATCTTCAGCAAAACAGCGATGGCCATTTGTTTGAGAAAGGATTAGAGTCTGACCATAACAAGATGAGTGTCAAGAAGGTGCGGAGCCACGACTCTTTGGAGTTCCAACCAAggaatgataaagcttcaagGCGTGCAATTCGTTCTTCTTCGCGAGGTGGCAGTGACACTTTGGTGGTGAAAGACAACAAAAGAAACTCAGAGGATGATGATGACTCTGAGGATTATGATAATACTAGAAATAAAGATCTTCCTGGTGATAACAAGGAAGTAATATCAAACAGTCCAAGATCTGAACCACAATCTTGGAGAGGTTCTAGTAAAGTTTCATCTAGAGGGAAGTCAGTGAGGACCATAAGATCTGATTCATCTGATGATAGGGCAGAGAGCCATGGAAGAACAAAACCAAGAAGACAATGGCAACAAGAACTAGCAATAGTACTACACCAGGAGAAGCATTCAGAAACTCTCACTACATCAGAGCCAGAAGATGATGATGTTATGGAAGAGAGTGAGGCAGAGCAACCTGAAGTAACcttagaggaggaggaggaagaagaagaagaagaagaagaagaagaagaagaagaagaagaagaagttgttgcTTGGGAAAGCCAGAGTAATGCAAGCAATGAGCATTACGAAGTTGATAGAAAAGCTGATGAGTTCATAGCCAAGTTCAGAGAACAGATTAGGTTGCAGAAACTTCATTCCTGTGAGCAACGTAGAGGAGGTGGCACTGGCGTTATCAGAAACAGACACTTCAGATGATACACACACTCACCATTGCTTCATTTTTACTTGTATTAttgtaataatttatttgtCTGCATTGTTGATGAGAATCTTGAATCATCACTCTCTTTGTTTGAGGTTTATATTGTtgaataaaatgatattttaatttatttattaatgaataatactTTTACACTTTCCATTTACACTCAGACCTACTTCTAACATGTGGAGTACTTTGTCTCATAAAAATGTCTCTTGTACCTTCCAATTAAAAACACAAGTTAACTAAAatacttttcattttatttttgttatgctTTAAAACTCAGATCCAAAACATAATctctcttacttttttttttaccgaaAATCATTTTACTCTTTTAGAGCCCTACTCTAATAATTTGTCTCTTCTTTTTTCCATCGATTATACCCTAGCGACCAATTGCAATTGCTAACGCGGAGGCGGAAGTGGTAACATAGATGGTGAAGAATCATCTTATGAAGGTGGAGGTCATGGTTACGGAAATGGAATTGACGAAAGTGATAACACAAAGTAAAGATGCGTATGGAGGTGTTGCTCGAGGTGGAGACGGTCATGGAGGAGGTGAATTTTATGGTGATGGTGCTTACATAATCAGTGAAGAAAGAAGATCCATAAACCATAGGGTACATAGGAGGTGGTGATAGAATAAGTGGCGGCAGAAAAGCTTATGGAAATGGTTATGCATGGAAATGGTAGTGTTGTAGGATGTAGATATTGTACACAATTATAGATGACCACGGCACTCTTGACCACATGTTCTTGGACATCACACTTCCCCAAAGTCACCCCTTCCCCCAACCACAAGTTCTCCACCCACACTAATATTAACCACACATCACCCAACCAAAGTACAAATCCCCATCCACCCCGAAACAAGTAGATGTGTACTTGCTTCAATAATAGCCGTttgatttcttttataaatttttaatctaaCGGTTCTAACACAATCCCACTGTTCAATAAATCTACTAAATTAATACACTCAAAGCAAATTAACTTTTGACTATTTTACGTGTAGTCAGTATCGAATCAGAACTTAGCATTTCTATCGTCcacacaaagaagaaaaaaatcaaaagtaaaGCACAAAATACATTTCATGAAAAAAGTGTCTCAACACGATAAAAACCCATGAGAAAGTACCCAATATTGTAATCTTCTACTTGGACTGTTTTGAGTCTTTGACTAATGACCGGAGCGAATGTTCTGTCTAGGAAAAAGCAATTGGGAGTAAATtgtaataaactaaaaatagagGAGGTAAAGAGAAATTATCCGTGAAATGAAACGCAGGAGAAGTTAGGATAACATTGGATGTTGCAGGAATCCACCGGAGGGAGAAAGAAAGCTATGCTGACGATTCTATCAAACCCTCTCTCTCCGAAGCTTACAAGTCTATGTAAGTTCTTGTCTCTATCTTCCAACTTAGTAAGCAGTAAAGTAAGTTCAAGCTTGTGAGTTCTTTCTTGTAGGTGAAAGCCTCGGGATCTTGAATCGTCGGAGTAAAAGCTCGACGTGTTGTTCATTGAGTCAAGAACCAAAGTACCAAAGGTAAATTACTTTTGGTCTGTTCTTTGGTTGTGCCATTGTTGATGACGATAAGGTTTTTAAAAATTGCAGTTTGAGTAGGAGGAATCTTGTTTATGTATTGGTTACTTCACCGTGTTTGTTTCCGGCGTTACCTTCGTATGCGAAGACTAAATCAAAGAGCCCTTATGACGAGAGAAGGTTACTAGAACAGAACAAGAGGATACAAAGAGAGAACAATGCTCCTGATGAGTTTCCCAACTTTGTTAGAGAAGGTTTAAACGCTTCTTCTTATTACATCTCTAGCAAAACTGTCGTCTCATTTTGAGTTAATATTCTTACTGAAAAGAattacttattattgtgtttGCTGGTGATAGTGCAGGTTTTGAGGTTAAGGTAGTAGCTTCAGATAATTACGTAAAGGCAGATTCAGGACTTATATATCGAGATTTCGATGTTGGTCAAGGTGATTGCCCTAAAGATGGCCAGCAGGTACGTTATCCCCATCCTAGATCAAATCACAAAACAGGACTAGAATTGCTTATGATACTATTATGGTGTTTGTTTGACAGGTGACATTTCATTATATTGGATATAATGAGTCTGGAAGAAGAATAGATAGTACTTACATACAAGGAACTCCTGCTAAGATCCGCATGGGAACCAATGCACTTGTTCCAGGCAAGTTAAAAAGATATTATGTCGTCTAATCTGTATGATGTTAATGAAGAATCTAACATGTtgaagattgtttttttttctgctaaTGCAGGATTTGAAATGGGCATTCGCGACATGAAGCCTGGTGGACGAAGAAGGATCATCATCCCTCCAGAACTGGGACCTCCGGTTAGTTCCTACTTCTTATACTTTACACCGTTCTTGACTGTCAATGCTAGACGGTGGTTAGACGCTATATAGAGGAAGATGATTATTGTTTAGGCATGTGCCTAAACCGATTTTTTAACGAGTAGGCcgaattttttacaaaaatgtgTAGAAAATCGTTTCGTTTAGATCCGAGTTGCCTTTTAGGCGGGTCCACCTGCCTAGACCGTTTTTAGAACACTGTTGGATGTTCATTATTCTAGACAACAAACTTGATTACTAGTGAATACACATTCACCTGATAtcaacactatttttttttgtcaaatggaAGTCTTAGCTTGAGCCTGCTCGTTTAGGACATGTAAATTGATGTAGATAAATCGTTTACATGTCTTCATCTAAGGTTGATCATGTTTTTGACGAAAAAATGTTGATATCTTCACCATTTGGATGTAACCAGGTGGGACCTTCGACCTTCTTCAGCTCGAAGCAATTTGAAGTTTTTGACGTGGAGCTGGTTAGTATCCAGAACTGTGAGAGGAGGACAATAGTAGGATTCTACTCAGATGTCACTTGCAATTAACTACCTGAGTAATGTAGCTTCATTGAATCTCTGTACTCTTGGTTATTCTCTCAAACTCTAAAActgcaaaaagaaagaaacaaacaaacagacgatatacatttttttttttcttctgcttaGGCTTTGATCATGTATAGTCTTGGCATTTTCATAAGCATAGTTATTGTTTATTGCTTGGTTGAATAACCCTTTTAAGCTTTACTAGATCCtctgtccgcgctacgcgcggattataaattttaaatatattattcataattattattaatatgtgaatatttttactttgtattaaatttaactTTAATGTTTGATAGTATCTTTAGcagttttctattattttttttacgtttttgttttctataaatttagaaattttaaaaaatttggtatATGCACCACTTAGCTTTGGTCTTATGATATGTCTATATTTTATGAACACACTGAAGATGGTGTTGAAATCAGCTTATCTTTTATGTCATAGAGGAGCGaatacaaaaagaaatttgatatGTAACATATAGCCATTTTCATGTAACTAATGTTTGATTTAagtgtatttatatataaatttagcgCTAACTAATGGAAACAAAAAGAAGTCACACCCTCTTTTGCAGGtgaatactaatttttattcaCTATTTTCGATGGGTTTTAAAATATGTAGTAGGTGGtaaattaaattagattttgtgtGTGTCTTTGTTGTAATATTGGTTTGCAatgtattattatttgtaatcatTTTCTCTCATGTGTCAGATATTCGTTTATCCttttcgttttaaatttttttcttttggtgaaTAAAGAACATACACTTATTTATAAAgaggaaatatatattttaacaaagagtattatttttatttgaataatatatgtttCTGGTTGCAAgaatactataacatatttatgtatatgagaaaatacatttttgaaatcaataaatgtaacattttattttcttctaaagTTAATGTCCATGTACAGTTATGTATTGtatttaaatatgatatttatatttttgaagttcaTATTCTTCTAAACCACCGGATACAACTTATTGTTTGTAGAATTTTGCTCCTACTATAAAAGTGTAGTAGTTTTTTGATTTCTCATTTTTAAATGTGTTGTaattgatagttttttttaatgtaatgtAATTGATAGTaggatttcatttttttttatattgttggaTTAACGCTTCTAACCAGCCGGTTAATTGTTTCTTAGCATATTGATTTCTCATGTATCACATAAGAATATTTGTCAAGCTCTCTTTTTCGACTGATTGTTTTATGTGTTTTATAATTCAGATTTTTGTGGATACATGTCGTTGTTTAATGTTTCACTTGTATATTAACGTTACTTTGTTGTTATAGTATGTAATTATTTTTTGGGAATGATTGATACAACAATGATTAATATGTGATTATATGATTTTTGTGTTAATTGTTGGTGTTAACTTTTGGAGTATATTTAttgtagttttattattttgttgctGTCATTAATTGTCGCCTAAATTCTTTATTTGAAccaattttaaatgtttctgtttttaacttttggttcatcttagtttcaaaaaaaaaaatttgggttcatctttttttttttgtgttttggccataatatttattttgtatgtaTGGTtccactttttattttttcaattcatttgttatctttttctttttttaatttacgtAAAACTATAacctattaaataattttctacgATTATTTGTAAAGACAACGTGGTCCGGTGGCAAAAGACGGTTTTATGACGGAGGATGTCATGGGTTCAAAACGCAGgtccttcttttttgttttagaatttttttttttcattaatggcAAATTTGTAATTAATTCGTCTTCTTCCTTTTAGGGTTTTCACTTCTACTGCGAAATTTTCATGGCCGCCTCGAActtttttaacataaaacatCATTTTCTTGCAGTTTTCTTATCAATTTTTGCATAAAAACTGTAGATTTGCGACGTAACATCAAATTCCAAGCGTTTAAAATTCAAAAGCCTGGACTTTTTTGATGAATCCGATTTTTTGTCCGATTTTGATGAAATCGCGGCGGTTCTGTACCGCCGAGCGTTGCAAGGCCGTGTACTCGGCCGAGTTGCCGCGTTTTCGAACATGGCCTGCGGTTGATGAACTATAGTATTCGTCGGTTGAGTGTTCCCGAATCAATGTgaattttaaactgaaaaattgTATTTAGAACTGAAGGAGAGATGATGAAATCGACTCAAACAGACAAATCAATCTATTATTAGTGACTTTATAAGTTgaatcaatatataattatgagtGATAGAGGAAGGTTTGAGAGATAAGAAGACAGTCCTTTCAAGAAACGTTTTTGCAAGAGAAAAAaagatgagaagatcaatggaAATAGGTTCGAAGCTTTTTGAGAAGTTTGATGGTGACGTGACCAAACAATactctctgattggttgaatatAATAAATGACGTGGACAGCTTTAGAGTGGAGTATATAgagcttttagtatagtatagattccAATCTTCTTTTCATTTCCTCGTTTTATATCTTTTAACCCCAACTTTTGGCACTCTTTAAGATTCACCCCCAAACAATTAATTAACTCTAAAAAGATAGATTGTAATTTGAAACGGTAGATGTTCAATGCTCCCTcacattttgatttttgaaaactCCAATTTTGTGATTTCATATAAAGACCAGGTGGAAACTGTTATTATTTGTAAAAACAACAGACAGCAAAATAGTTTGGAAGGGTAAACTAGTAATTGTTGCAATGAGACTCAGACGACACTAAACCTTTAGTATAAGCCAGAAGGTTGGACATTCTTCAATTCTCGTAAAACCCTAAAGTCTTATCTCGCCGTCTTCTCTACACTTTCTGCAAAAACAGAGTTGCAGGTCATCGGAAAATCGACGTGCTCTCGGgaacttcttcttctctactatCCTCTTTCTCCTGGACGCCGTATACTTTCTCTAGGGTTCCCCAAACTTTAGCCTTTTTTTTCCCGTTTCTATTCGTCGGTTTCTTCAAGCTCTGTTGTTTGATTCTACGGCTTTGTTGTGACCGTATTTGCAGCGTTAAAGCCATCTAAACATGTCGTCGCTACGGAATGCTGTTCCACGGCCAGCTCATAAGGAGCGTTCCCAACCGTAAGCCACTTATAATTAttgctctcttcttcttcttcttcttctttcgttTCTCTTCTTAAAGTCTGTATTTTTAATTAACGTATCAGGCAAGCGAGGAAGAAGTTTGGGCTCCTCGAGAAGCACAAGGACTATGTCATCCGAGCCAAAGCT
Protein-coding regions in this window:
- the LOC111215148 gene encoding troponin T, skeletal muscle; the encoded protein is MASPNPYTKHPSPPRTTAAATPPSVSPASGGFFSKSILLGMFLLALPLFPSQAPDFVGETVLTKLWELIHLLFVGIAVAYGLFSRRNVEESNVESRMSCVDESSLSYVSRILQVSSVFDEEEEEEMNKSEYGEINQVQAWNSRYLQGRSKVVVARPAYGLDGHVVHQSLGLPVRSLRSALEEEESLADDDDEVMAAAPSSPWHSSPEMMAMGDDGTRFTSRSSVSSSSSSQTSFESNDQKNRYSPSRSVSGDSLISNVEEKSLQGSSRPSPSPPPSPELVRDDTHRRVLHSRHYSDGFLLEEDVRQEGFEDELEGSKDRGGFSKKDPGSKSLKLTAESSLNKSPRSYPPDLISSPVDHSTARRRYLQQNSDGHLFEKGLESDHNKMSVKKVRSHDSLEFQPRNDKASRRAIRSSSRGGSDTLVVKDNKRNSEDDDDSEDYDNTRNKDLPGDNKEVISNSPRSEPQSWRGSSKVSSRGKSVRTIRSDSSDDRAESHGRTKPRRQWQQELAIVLHQEKHSETLTTSEPEDDDVMEESEAEQPEVTLEEEEEEEEEEEEEEEEEEEEVVAWESQSNASNEHYEVDRKADEFIAKFREQIRLQKLHSCEQRRGGGTGVIRNRHFR
- the LOC111205285 gene encoding peptidyl-prolyl cis-trans isomerase FKBP20-2, chloroplastic-like; translation: MLQESTGGRKKAMLTILSNPLSPKLTSLCESLGILNRRSKSSTCCSLSQEPKYQSLSRRNLVYVLVTSPCLFPALPSYAKTKSKSPYDERRLLEQNKRIQRENNAPDEFPNFVREGFEVKVVASDNYVKADSGLIYRDFDVGQGDCPKDGQQVTFHYIGYNESGRRIDSTYIQGTPAKIRMGTNALVPGFEMGIRDMKPGGRRRIIIPPELGPPVGPSTFFSSKQFEVFDVELVSIQNCERRTIVGFYSDVTCN